Genomic window (Maniola jurtina chromosome 8, ilManJurt1.1, whole genome shotgun sequence):
GGCAAAGAGATATCGCAAAACGATGTTGCTCCAGCACGACACCAGCATGTTCAAACCGGTCAGAACTGCCGTACTGcctccaggttagcccgctttcatcttacaCTAGTTCTTCGCATCGGTGAGGTCGCAATCTAGATagccctttttttttctttttttttctctctctcgtctggctttacactgattagtcaatgtcaagtttttagttatttacaagttagggaaactatatgtataagtatggactttgtctgtgccggcgcccgccgacacacatgcggtgcccctttagagcgctccccagtcagttccaccaccaataaacaccagcagaacacaaaaaccggccacttctaacaaaaaacactccaaaaaagcacaacacgcgcgccagcaaacgccaccacagacgaagtccagataGCCCTTGTCATTGAATAAACAATAATACAATctttgcgtgtgtgtgtgtgtgtgtgagtgcaGAGTTGGTACGACTACAAGCTGTCGTGGGAGCCGCGCGAGTACGGCGGCGTGGAGATGCTGCACGTGCCCTCCGACCACATCTGGCGTCCCGACATCGTGCTGTACAACAAGTAAGTGTGTGCAGAGTCGGTACGACTGCGAACTGTCGTGGAGCCGCGCGAGTACGGCGGAGTGGAGATGCTGCACGTGCCCTCCGACCACATCTGGCGTCCCGACATCGTGCTGTACAACAAGTAAGTGTGTGCAGAGTCGGTACGACTGCGAACTGTTCGTGGAGCCGCGCGAGTACGGCGGAGTGGAGATGCTGCACGTGCCCTCCGACCACATCTGGCGTCCCGACATCGTGCTGTACAACAAGTAAGTGTGTGCAGAGTCGGTACGACTGCGAACTGTCGTGGAGCCGCGCGAGTACGGCGGCGTGGAGATGCTGCACGTGCCCTCCGACCACATCTGGCGTCCCGACATCGTGCTGTACAACAAGTAAGTGTGTGCAGAGTCGGTACGACTGCGAACTGTCGTGGAGCCGCGCGAGTACGGCGGAGTGGAGATGCTGCACGTGCCCTCCGACCACATCTGGCGTCCCGACATCGTGCTGTACAACAAGTAAGTGTGTGCAGAGTCGGTACGACTGCGAACTGTTCGTGGAGCCGCGCGAGTACGGCGGAGTGGAGATGCTGCACGTGCCCTCCGACCACATCTGGCGTCCCGACATCGTGCTGTACAACAAGTAAGTGTGTGCAGAGTCGGTACGACTGCGAACTGTCGTGGAGCCGCGCGAGTACGGCGGCGTGGAGATGCTGCACGTGCCCTCCGACCACATCTGGCGTCCCGACATCGTGCTGTACAACAAGTAAGTGTGTGCAGAGTCGGTACGACTGCGAACTGTCGTGGGAGCCGCGCGAGTACGGCGGAGTGGAGATGCTGCACGTGCCCTCCGACCACATCTTGCGTCCCGACATCGTGCTGTACAACAAGTAAGTGTGTGCAGAGTCGGTACGACTGCGAACTGTCGTGGGAGCCGCGCGAGTACGGCGGAGTGGAGATGCTGCACGTGCCCTCCGACCACATCTGGCGTCCCGACATCGTGCTGTACAACAAGTATGTGTGTGCAGAGACATCTTGCTGTGGACAGTAACTATTAGCTCTTGCAGTACGCGTGGCTCGTGCTTGTTTTGTCGTATCGGTATAAGTAAAGTTAATAATTGGGAGCGCTTGGTCCGACTAATTGGTGCGAGGCGCGCACACTTAAACAATATGTATGTGACGCGACCACAAGCAATGGTCACACGCACTCGCCACAAGAGCTGTAAAGGACTTCTGCTGTCTCACTCATACTTCTCTGGCAGCCGTACCACCACTTTACACTTTGCCAGACTTAAGTACGTAGGTTTTTTTACGATAATACTTGTTAAAGAAAACTCATCGCTAACTTCTGCTTTTATTACCATGTCGTCTTGTCGATCTCTTTTCTTATTTTCAAATCAGCTACTAGCTGTAACTTCGTCAGCtgggattttggttttttttaattcccaaGGAATCTCTTGCTACCTCAGCTAAAAGTAAACTAAAATttatgatcaaacgaacttacctgtaagtgaagtTCGATCCAAATTATGCGAGCAAGCTTCATTCGACGCGATTATATTTCTTGCGtaacatatttacaaaaatctacgtcaaaattggttcaagTATTTCGGAATTGTACGGATAAACAGTCATTTTAACCCGTTAAATGCAGTTATTTGTGACCTTTAGATAGCCACTTGATCCATTTCGTGCATTGGTTGAGCCGTTACAATTTCCGACGCAGCGCGGACGGCAACTTCGAGGTGACGCTGGCCACGAAGGCCACGCTGAACTACACGGGGCGCGTGGACTGGCGCCCGCCCGCCATCTACAAGTCCTCGTGCGAGATCGACGTGGAGTACTTCCCCTTCGACCAGCAGACCTGCATCATGAAGTTCGGCTCCTGGACCTACGACGGCTTCCAGGTACCCGCCCTCATGTTCACCGTTCAGCTCACCTTtgttcataatcataatcatattctttatttgctgaatacaggtaaaaaaggtggtacaaagagcatacaatgagtccaatgtattcaatcatttctggcatgcaaatatagtaattaatataataattaagagggctctctccgtcactcgtttccactcgtttcatacaatcgtagttccaatttcatttgaatattaagcaaccaaagtccatgaaattttgcacatatattctagaaactaatatctatgtctgtggttttccagatttctgttaaaatattctgtttcaaagttacgcggtcttaaaattttcatataaatctttgagcccctgtaattttaaaactacatatttttagaaaaatctaaaacaccacagacacagatattagtttctagaatatgtctgcaaaatttcatggactttggttgcttaacattcaaatgaaattggaactacgattgtatgaaacgagtggaaacgagtgacggagagagccctgttaattagtCAAATAGTACaatgtcaaaaattaattatgttaaaaaaaatgttgcgaGGGAAAGAGATCTAATGAACTAAGCTGTGAAACTGAAGCGACAAAGTCATCACTTAAGCATCGTTATTCatgaaaaatatgatataaCGGTTTCTGTAGTTGTATATCGGTTATCAGGACTGCGATTGTCTGTCGGCAGGTGGACTTGCGGCACATCGATGAGGCGCGCGGCACCAACGTGGTGGAGCTCGGCGTCGACCTCAGCGAGTTCTACACCTCCGTGGAGTGGGACATACTCGAAGTTCCCGCGGTCAGGTACGCGCTGCGCCGCCACCATACCTGCCATCCTGACTAACGGAAACTCAACACGTCATATGTATAATCATATTCAAATATCTTAATTAACTCATCTAGGACAACTTCTTAGCCTCCGTCTGGAGTCTGTGCCACTACACTGGCCTGTGGAAGTAGATCCTACTGAGAAGAGATTCTCAGTAGAGGTGTCAAACATGGTTAGAATCGTATATCTTAGTAttgtttattacagaaaaatatttaatatttttgcgtGCAAGCGATTTTCGATTTTATTGACATAAATCAGGAAACAACATAATAGCAACCTATGAATGATATGACAACAATACGTCAATATTCGAATTCAAATATTTACGTATCAATCAATGATGATATCGTATGTATGTAATGATGATGTAGGTAATATTAAACAACGCATGTGCAATTTACATCGACAATTTAGTGGGTATCTAATTTCTAGCAATTGCCTTGTCATAATTTTATAGCAATTCTACATAGGCAATATGGGGTTTAAtgcaaacaaatatttttacctttttatatttaatattatattgaatagATATGTTAATTTTTGACACCTTACTAATTCTCAGTATAATTTACTCTTttcgaaagaaaaaaaaaagcaactgTGCTTCTATGGAACTCGGCCATAAAGAAATCTTCAACAGTATAAAAATGCGTTAATGACATGTTGTTAGACAATAGTTTCGGATGAGGAATGTTGGCAGGAACGAGAAGTTCTACACGTGCTGCGACGAGCCGTACCTCGACATCACGTTCAACATCACGATGCGGCGCAAGACGCTGTTCTACACCGTCAACCTCATCATCCCCTGCATGGGCATCTCCTTCCTTACCGTGCTGGTGTTCTACCTGCCCTCCGACAGCGGCGAGAAGGTGTCGCTGTCCATCTCCATCCTGCTGTCGCTCACCGTGTTCTTCCTGCTGCTGGCCGAGATCATCCCGCCCACGTCGCTGGTGGTGCCGCTGCTGGGCAAGTTCGTGCTGTTCACCATGATCCTGGACACCTTCAGCATCTGCGTGACCGTGGTGGTGCTCAACGTGCACTTCCGCTCGCCGCAGACGCACACCATGGCGCCGTGGGTGCGCCGCGTGTTCATCCACGTGCTGCCGCGCCTGCTGGTCATGCGCCGCCCGCACTACCGCCTCGACCCGCACCGCAGCCGCTTGTAAGTCTACACCGTACATCGCactacacacacacattatatacacagacacacaccaTGGCATATAAAACTTCCGCATTGACTAAACAATTTGCTATGCCATTgataaatatgttaaaaaagAATTAGTTAGAATTAAGTAGTTTATTAAGAAAGAAATAGTACCCTGGGGCACTCCAGAGTGAGTATACGATATAGAAGATTCAAAACCTCCCAAAACTACTGTCATAAGTCTATTATGTAAAAGGCAAACGAATTAAGAATTTTACCTATAAAACCATTATATTTTAGCTTGTTAATAATAAGAAGGTGATGGTCGACTAGGTCGAACGCTTTTGAGAAGTCCATATAAAGTCTACTTGCATATTTCAATGAACCTGAGAAGGTTGAATTTCAACTTGACTAGATTCGTTGAAGTGGATCTATGTTCATAGAAGCCGTGCTGTCTCGCAGCTGAAATAGATTTTATGTGCCAGTTAATGTGAAGGTATACAAGATActcaaatatttgaaaactagccgatgcccgcgacttcacccgcgtggatttaggtttttcgaaatcccgtgggaactctttgatttttcgagataaaaagtagcctatatatgtgctaatccaggatattatctatctccattccaaatttcagccaaatccgtccagtagtttttgcgtgaaggagtaacaaacatacacacacacatacaaactttcgcctttataatattagtgtgatataggcAACTTAGAAATTGCCCGCAGCTTAGTGATATCCCTTCTATGCCTATTTTTAAAGGCAGGTTGTATAAGAGCAGTTTTCCATGTCGTAGGGAAAACCCCGTCAACCAGcgatttattaaatactagctgatgcccgcgacttcgttcacgtggatgtgggttttttaaaattcccgtgggaactctttgattttccgggataaaaagtagcctatgtgctaatccagggtataatctatctccattctaaatttcagcccaatccgtccagtagtttttgcgtgaaggagtaacaaacatacacacacacacacacacacacacacacacacacacacacacatataaactttctcctttataatattagtgtgatgatagtAAGAGGAGTCGCATAGTTCTTGATAATTTTTTGCTGTCTAATTATTTTCAGGACTTGTAGCGAAAACACACGAATAAACGAAATTTGAAtcgtaataaaaatatgatttttaatagtttttttttttcattttacaatAAAAGGTTTGAAAACGCGTTTCCGGTTCAGATCTCGACCACCTCCTCTTACTTCAGCAAGTTTGTATTTATGAAACTAATTGCATAGCAATTATCTCCACTCGCCGATCGACACCATCACGTCCGCCATTTCGAAGCGGCGGAAGTTAAGTCGGCGGCGATGTTCCAGTGCAGGCCTCGTGTCGAGCGAGGGCTGGTCGCCGGTGGTGTgcgtggcgggcggcgcggcgggcggcgcggcgagcggcgcggcgcgcggcgcggacGGGGAGCGCTCGCCGTCGCCGGGCGCGTGCCGCGTGCACTCGGCGGCGGCGCCGGCGCTGTGCGAGGCGCTGCGTCGCTGGCACCGCTGCCCCGAGCTG
Coding sequences:
- the LOC123867324 gene encoding acetylcholine receptor subunit alpha-like isoform X1, which translates into the protein MRARAVPARAARLLLLALLLAGCAGNPDAKRLYDDLLSNYNKLVRPVLNVSDALTVRIKLKLSQLIDVNLKNQIMTTNLWVEQSWYDYKLSWEPREYGGVEMLHVPSDHIWRPDIVLYNNADGNFEVTLATKATLNYTGRVDWRPPAIYKSSCEIDVEYFPFDQQTCIMKFGSWTYDGFQVDLRHIDEARGTNVVELGVDLSEFYTSVEWDILEVPAVRNEKFYTCCDEPYLDITFNITMRRKTLFYTVNLIIPCMGISFLTVLVFYLPSDSGEKVSLSISILLSLTVFFLLLAEIIPPTSLVVPLLGKFVLFTMILDTFSICVTVVVLNVHFRSPQTHTMAPWVRRVFIHVLPRLLVMRRPHYRLDPHRSRFAGLVSSEGWSPVVCVAGGAAGGAASGAARGADGERSPSPGACRVHSAAAPALCEALRRWHRCPELHKAIDGINYIADQTLKEEESTRVKEDWKYVAMVLDRLFLWIFTLAVLVGSAGIILQAPTLYDDRAPIDVRLSEIAYAAAKPRPPPPR
- the LOC123867324 gene encoding acetylcholine receptor subunit alpha-like isoform X2 produces the protein MLHVPSDHIWRPDIVLYNNADGNFEVTLATKATLNYTGRVDWRPPAIYKSSCEIDVEYFPFDQQTCIMKFGSWTYDGFQVDLRHIDEARGTNVVELGVDLSEFYTSVEWDILEVPAVRNEKFYTCCDEPYLDITFNITMRRKTLFYTVNLIIPCMGISFLTVLVFYLPSDSGEKVSLSISILLSLTVFFLLLAEIIPPTSLVVPLLGKFVLFTMILDTFSICVTVVVLNVHFRSPQTHTMAPWVRRVFIHVLPRLLVMRRPHYRLDPHRSRFAGLVSSEGWSPVVCVAGGAAGGAASGAARGADGERSPSPGACRVHSAAAPALCEALRRWHRCPELHKAIDGINYIADQTLKEEESTRVKEDWKYVAMVLDRLFLWIFTLAVLVGSAGIILQAPTLYDDRAPIDVRLSEIAYAAAKPRPPPPR